One Malus sylvestris chromosome 14, drMalSylv7.2, whole genome shotgun sequence DNA segment encodes these proteins:
- the LOC126599741 gene encoding respiratory burst oxidase homolog protein A-like isoform X1, with amino-acid sequence MEAHVQLQTAHQPYVSAMSPSSSSSSSSSSCSASVFPPSFSPVWTEPHDETGVLNRQQHYMAENGEALSTAGSANEIEWLRFIDITANGGMKWKDVEEQFDRLALTRHGVEPAIKSSDFGLCIGMQQSPEFANELLRTLRRRMDRNFDMTKCELYGYWCLMTDPRFDSRIRIYFDLCDKNMDGRVTEKDIKQIITLSASTNKLSLTHEEAEDYAALVMKLLDTENRSYLEFPQFRTLFNVMSLSKSSFSTNHFSIRLSRLHHNFDPTEEPRSKTEILFRSYWRRAWIVLLWLIICSALFAWKFTQYRRRAAFQVMGYCLSTAKGAAETLKFNMALILLPVCRNTITWLRKNRSINSIIPFNDNINFHKMIAGGIVVGVILHGGSHLACDFPRISDSDHMVFQQTIAARFGYHQPSYCEILATKEVATGIAMVVLMAIAFSLATKWPRRQSPSLPKSVRNITGYNAFWYSHHLFIPVYALLILHSMFLFLTNKATEKTTWMYIAVPVVLYAGERVFRAIRSGFYEVEILKASIYPGKVLSLKLQKPEGFRYLSGMYIFIQCPQISTFEWHPFSLTSGPEDDYLSVHIRTAGDWSYQIYSLFQEATLSGVDGYPKVHIDGPYGAASQDHVKYDIVVLIGLGIGATPFVSILKDVVNAAKKPHCDHSGCRECSSRKAPLKAYLYWVTREQSSFDWFRDIMKEVSISNQKQSLVEMHNFLTCVYPEGDARSVLISTIQALHQAKNGTDFLSRTPVRTHFGRPDWFDIFSKLARGHKEERIGEKSWVFYCGPSSAAKELERMCTRLSTKTSTRFVFHKENY; translated from the exons ATGGAGGCACATGTACAGCTTCAAACTGCTCACCAACCCTATGTTTCAGCTATGTCACcgtcttcatcttcatcatcttcttcatcttcttgcaGTGCTAGTGTTTTCCCTCCGTCTTTCTCTCCGGTTTGGACTGAACCGCACGATGAAACTGGAGTTCTGAACCGGCAGCAACATTATATGGCAGAAAATGGGGAGGCATTGTCCACAGCCGGGTCAGCCAATGAGATTGAATGGCTAAGATTTATTGACATCACAGCCAACGGTGGGATGAAGTGGAAGGATGTAGAGGAGCAGTTCGACCGGCTTGCATTGACCAGACACGGCGTTGAACCGGCTATAAAATCGTCGGATTTTGGTCTGTGCATAG GGATGCAACAGTCGCCGGAGTTTGCTAATGAGCTATTAAGGACTCTAAGAAGAAGAATGGATCGAAATTTCGATATGACAAAATGCGAACTGTATGGTTACTGGTGTCTAATGACTGACCCTCGCTTCGATTCAAGGATACGAATTTACTTTGACTT GTGTGACAAAAACATGGATGGAAGAGTGACTGAGAAAGATATTAAGCAG ATCATAACACTAAGTGCTTCTACGAATAAGTTGTCTTTAACTCATGAGGAAGCAGAAGACTATGCTGCATTAGTCATGAAATTGCTTGACACCGAAAACCGGAGTTACCTTGAG TTCCCTCAGTTTAGGACTCTCTTCAATGTGATGAGCTTATCAAAAAGCTCATTTTCAACTAATCACTTTTCAATCAGACTTAGTCGTCTACATCACAATTTTGATCCAACTGAAGAGCCAAGGTCTAAAACTGAAATTTTATTTCGATCATACTGGCGGCGTGCATGGATAGTTTTGCTTTGGTTGATCATTTGCAGTGCGCTTTTCGCTTGGAAATTCACCCAGTATCGCCGTAGAGCAGCTTTTCAAGTAATGGGTTACTGCTTATCCACTGCTAAAGGTGCTGCAGAAACCCTGAAGTTCAACATGGCTCTGATTCTCCTTCCTGTTTGCCGTAATACAATCACGTGGCTTCGCAAGAACCGTTCTATAAACTCCATCATTCCGTTTAATGACAACATAAACTTCCACAAA ATGATTGCAGGAGGGATAGTAGTAGGAGTAATCCTACATGGAGGTTCTCACCTTGCTTGTGATTTTCCAAGAATCAGCGACTCGGATCATATGGTCTTCCAGCAAACAATAGCTGCCCGATTCGGGTACCATCAGCCATCATACTGTGAAATATTGGCTACAAAGGAGGTGGCAACAGGGATTGCAATGGTAGTACTAATGGCCATAGCATTTTCTCTTGCAACAAAATGGCCACGACGCCAGTCGCCTTCGCTGCCAAAGTCTGTCCGGAATATCACAGGCTACAACGCCTTCTGGTACTCACACCACCTGTTCATTCCTGTGTATGCATTGCTCATTCTCCACTCCATGTTCCTCTTCCTTACCAACAAAGCAACCGAAAAAACG ACATGGATGTACATTGCCGTTCCAGTTGTATTATATGCTGGAGAACGAGTTTTCCGAGCCATAAGATCGGGGTTTTATGAGGTGGAGATTTTGAAG GCAAGCATTTATCCAGGAAAAGTTTTGTCCCTCAAATTGCAGAAACCAGAAGGTTTTCGGTACCTGAGTGGCATGTACATATTCATCCAATGCCCTCAAATTTCAACGTTTGAATG GCACCCATTTTCCTTAACTTCGGGGCCAGAAGATGACTACCTAAGCGTTCACATTCGAACTGCTGGAGACTGGAGTTATCAGATATACAGTCTTTTCCAAGAG GCAACTTTATCTGGAGTCGATGGCTATCCGAAGGTACACATCGATGGACCTTATGGTGCTGCCTCTCAAGACCATGTCAAGTATGACATCGTTGTTCTCATCGGTCTAGGCATAGGCGCTACGCCTTTCGTTAGCATCCTTAAAGACGTGGTCAATGCTGCTAAAAAACCACATTGTGATCAT AGTGGTTGCAGAGAATGCAGCTCAAGAAAGGCTCCATTGAAAGCCTATCTTTATTGGGTTACAAGAGAACAAAGCTCCTTTGATTGGTTTAGAGACATCATGAAAGAAGTCTCAATCTCAAACCAAAAGCAG TCTCTTGTGGAGATGCACAACTTCTTAACATGTGTGTACCCGGAGGGGGATGCGCGATCGGTTCTAATAAGCACTATACAAGCGTTGCATCAAGCGAAAAATGGTACCGATTTTCTCTCCCGGACTCCG GTACGCACACATTTCGGTCGACCGGACTGGTTTGACATCTTCTCAAAATTAGCAAGGGGACACAAAGAAGAACGGATTGGTGAGAAATCAT GGGTTTTCTATTGTGGCCCATCATCCGCCGCAAAAGAGTTGGAGAGAATGTGTACCAGACTTTCCACCAAAACCTCCACAAGATTTGTATTCCACAAGGAAAATTATTAG
- the LOC126599741 gene encoding respiratory burst oxidase homolog protein A-like isoform X2, translating into MEAHVQLQTAHQPYVSAMSPSSSSSSSSSSCSASVFPPSFSPVWTEPHDETGVLNRQQHYMAENGEALSTAGSANEIEWLRFIDITANGGMKWKDVEEQFDRLALTRHGVEPAIKSSDFGLCIGMQQSPEFANELLRTLRRRMDRNFDMTKCELYGYWCLMTDPRFDSRIRIYFDLCDKNMDGRVTEKDIKQIITLSASTNKLSLTHEEAEDYAALVMKLLDTENRSYLEFPQFRTLFNVMSLSKSSFSTNHFSIRLSRLHHNFDPTEEPRSKTEILFRSYWRRAWIVLLWLIICSALFAWKFTQYRRRAAFQVMGYCLSTAKGAAETLKFNMALILLPVCRNTITWLRKNRSINSIIPFNDNINFHKMIAGGIVVGVILHGGSHLACDFPRISDSDHMVFQQTIAARFGYHQPSYCEILATKEVATGIAMVVLMAIAFSLATKWPRRQSPSLPKSVRNITGYNAFWYSHHLFIPVYALLILHSMFLFLTNKATEKTTWMYIAVPVVLYAGERVFRAIRSGFYEVEILKASIYPGKVLSLKLQKPEGFRYLSGMYIFIQCPQISTFEWHPFSLTSGPEDDYLSVHIRTAGDWSYQIYSLFQEATLSGVDGYPKVHIDGPYGAASQDHVKYDIVVLIGLGIGATPFVSILKDVVNAAKKPHCDHSGCRECSSRKAPLKAYLYWVTREQSSFDWFRDIMKEVSISNQKQSLVEMHNFLTCVYPEGDARSVLISTIQALHQAKNGTDFLSRTPVRTHFGRPDWFDIFSKLARGHKEERIGVFYCGPSSAAKELERMCTRLSTKTSTRFVFHKENY; encoded by the exons ATGGAGGCACATGTACAGCTTCAAACTGCTCACCAACCCTATGTTTCAGCTATGTCACcgtcttcatcttcatcatcttcttcatcttcttgcaGTGCTAGTGTTTTCCCTCCGTCTTTCTCTCCGGTTTGGACTGAACCGCACGATGAAACTGGAGTTCTGAACCGGCAGCAACATTATATGGCAGAAAATGGGGAGGCATTGTCCACAGCCGGGTCAGCCAATGAGATTGAATGGCTAAGATTTATTGACATCACAGCCAACGGTGGGATGAAGTGGAAGGATGTAGAGGAGCAGTTCGACCGGCTTGCATTGACCAGACACGGCGTTGAACCGGCTATAAAATCGTCGGATTTTGGTCTGTGCATAG GGATGCAACAGTCGCCGGAGTTTGCTAATGAGCTATTAAGGACTCTAAGAAGAAGAATGGATCGAAATTTCGATATGACAAAATGCGAACTGTATGGTTACTGGTGTCTAATGACTGACCCTCGCTTCGATTCAAGGATACGAATTTACTTTGACTT GTGTGACAAAAACATGGATGGAAGAGTGACTGAGAAAGATATTAAGCAG ATCATAACACTAAGTGCTTCTACGAATAAGTTGTCTTTAACTCATGAGGAAGCAGAAGACTATGCTGCATTAGTCATGAAATTGCTTGACACCGAAAACCGGAGTTACCTTGAG TTCCCTCAGTTTAGGACTCTCTTCAATGTGATGAGCTTATCAAAAAGCTCATTTTCAACTAATCACTTTTCAATCAGACTTAGTCGTCTACATCACAATTTTGATCCAACTGAAGAGCCAAGGTCTAAAACTGAAATTTTATTTCGATCATACTGGCGGCGTGCATGGATAGTTTTGCTTTGGTTGATCATTTGCAGTGCGCTTTTCGCTTGGAAATTCACCCAGTATCGCCGTAGAGCAGCTTTTCAAGTAATGGGTTACTGCTTATCCACTGCTAAAGGTGCTGCAGAAACCCTGAAGTTCAACATGGCTCTGATTCTCCTTCCTGTTTGCCGTAATACAATCACGTGGCTTCGCAAGAACCGTTCTATAAACTCCATCATTCCGTTTAATGACAACATAAACTTCCACAAA ATGATTGCAGGAGGGATAGTAGTAGGAGTAATCCTACATGGAGGTTCTCACCTTGCTTGTGATTTTCCAAGAATCAGCGACTCGGATCATATGGTCTTCCAGCAAACAATAGCTGCCCGATTCGGGTACCATCAGCCATCATACTGTGAAATATTGGCTACAAAGGAGGTGGCAACAGGGATTGCAATGGTAGTACTAATGGCCATAGCATTTTCTCTTGCAACAAAATGGCCACGACGCCAGTCGCCTTCGCTGCCAAAGTCTGTCCGGAATATCACAGGCTACAACGCCTTCTGGTACTCACACCACCTGTTCATTCCTGTGTATGCATTGCTCATTCTCCACTCCATGTTCCTCTTCCTTACCAACAAAGCAACCGAAAAAACG ACATGGATGTACATTGCCGTTCCAGTTGTATTATATGCTGGAGAACGAGTTTTCCGAGCCATAAGATCGGGGTTTTATGAGGTGGAGATTTTGAAG GCAAGCATTTATCCAGGAAAAGTTTTGTCCCTCAAATTGCAGAAACCAGAAGGTTTTCGGTACCTGAGTGGCATGTACATATTCATCCAATGCCCTCAAATTTCAACGTTTGAATG GCACCCATTTTCCTTAACTTCGGGGCCAGAAGATGACTACCTAAGCGTTCACATTCGAACTGCTGGAGACTGGAGTTATCAGATATACAGTCTTTTCCAAGAG GCAACTTTATCTGGAGTCGATGGCTATCCGAAGGTACACATCGATGGACCTTATGGTGCTGCCTCTCAAGACCATGTCAAGTATGACATCGTTGTTCTCATCGGTCTAGGCATAGGCGCTACGCCTTTCGTTAGCATCCTTAAAGACGTGGTCAATGCTGCTAAAAAACCACATTGTGATCAT AGTGGTTGCAGAGAATGCAGCTCAAGAAAGGCTCCATTGAAAGCCTATCTTTATTGGGTTACAAGAGAACAAAGCTCCTTTGATTGGTTTAGAGACATCATGAAAGAAGTCTCAATCTCAAACCAAAAGCAG TCTCTTGTGGAGATGCACAACTTCTTAACATGTGTGTACCCGGAGGGGGATGCGCGATCGGTTCTAATAAGCACTATACAAGCGTTGCATCAAGCGAAAAATGGTACCGATTTTCTCTCCCGGACTCCG GTACGCACACATTTCGGTCGACCGGACTGGTTTGACATCTTCTCAAAATTAGCAAGGGGACACAAAGAAGAACGGATTG GGGTTTTCTATTGTGGCCCATCATCCGCCGCAAAAGAGTTGGAGAGAATGTGTACCAGACTTTCCACCAAAACCTCCACAAGATTTGTATTCCACAAGGAAAATTATTAG
- the LOC126599741 gene encoding respiratory burst oxidase homolog protein A-like isoform X3 yields the protein MAENGEALSTAGSANEIEWLRFIDITANGGMKWKDVEEQFDRLALTRHGVEPAIKSSDFGLCIGMQQSPEFANELLRTLRRRMDRNFDMTKCELYGYWCLMTDPRFDSRIRIYFDLCDKNMDGRVTEKDIKQIITLSASTNKLSLTHEEAEDYAALVMKLLDTENRSYLEFPQFRTLFNVMSLSKSSFSTNHFSIRLSRLHHNFDPTEEPRSKTEILFRSYWRRAWIVLLWLIICSALFAWKFTQYRRRAAFQVMGYCLSTAKGAAETLKFNMALILLPVCRNTITWLRKNRSINSIIPFNDNINFHKMIAGGIVVGVILHGGSHLACDFPRISDSDHMVFQQTIAARFGYHQPSYCEILATKEVATGIAMVVLMAIAFSLATKWPRRQSPSLPKSVRNITGYNAFWYSHHLFIPVYALLILHSMFLFLTNKATEKTTWMYIAVPVVLYAGERVFRAIRSGFYEVEILKASIYPGKVLSLKLQKPEGFRYLSGMYIFIQCPQISTFEWHPFSLTSGPEDDYLSVHIRTAGDWSYQIYSLFQEATLSGVDGYPKVHIDGPYGAASQDHVKYDIVVLIGLGIGATPFVSILKDVVNAAKKPHCDHSGCRECSSRKAPLKAYLYWVTREQSSFDWFRDIMKEVSISNQKQSLVEMHNFLTCVYPEGDARSVLISTIQALHQAKNGTDFLSRTPVRTHFGRPDWFDIFSKLARGHKEERIGEKSWVFYCGPSSAAKELERMCTRLSTKTSTRFVFHKENY from the exons ATGGCAGAAAATGGGGAGGCATTGTCCACAGCCGGGTCAGCCAATGAGATTGAATGGCTAAGATTTATTGACATCACAGCCAACGGTGGGATGAAGTGGAAGGATGTAGAGGAGCAGTTCGACCGGCTTGCATTGACCAGACACGGCGTTGAACCGGCTATAAAATCGTCGGATTTTGGTCTGTGCATAG GGATGCAACAGTCGCCGGAGTTTGCTAATGAGCTATTAAGGACTCTAAGAAGAAGAATGGATCGAAATTTCGATATGACAAAATGCGAACTGTATGGTTACTGGTGTCTAATGACTGACCCTCGCTTCGATTCAAGGATACGAATTTACTTTGACTT GTGTGACAAAAACATGGATGGAAGAGTGACTGAGAAAGATATTAAGCAG ATCATAACACTAAGTGCTTCTACGAATAAGTTGTCTTTAACTCATGAGGAAGCAGAAGACTATGCTGCATTAGTCATGAAATTGCTTGACACCGAAAACCGGAGTTACCTTGAG TTCCCTCAGTTTAGGACTCTCTTCAATGTGATGAGCTTATCAAAAAGCTCATTTTCAACTAATCACTTTTCAATCAGACTTAGTCGTCTACATCACAATTTTGATCCAACTGAAGAGCCAAGGTCTAAAACTGAAATTTTATTTCGATCATACTGGCGGCGTGCATGGATAGTTTTGCTTTGGTTGATCATTTGCAGTGCGCTTTTCGCTTGGAAATTCACCCAGTATCGCCGTAGAGCAGCTTTTCAAGTAATGGGTTACTGCTTATCCACTGCTAAAGGTGCTGCAGAAACCCTGAAGTTCAACATGGCTCTGATTCTCCTTCCTGTTTGCCGTAATACAATCACGTGGCTTCGCAAGAACCGTTCTATAAACTCCATCATTCCGTTTAATGACAACATAAACTTCCACAAA ATGATTGCAGGAGGGATAGTAGTAGGAGTAATCCTACATGGAGGTTCTCACCTTGCTTGTGATTTTCCAAGAATCAGCGACTCGGATCATATGGTCTTCCAGCAAACAATAGCTGCCCGATTCGGGTACCATCAGCCATCATACTGTGAAATATTGGCTACAAAGGAGGTGGCAACAGGGATTGCAATGGTAGTACTAATGGCCATAGCATTTTCTCTTGCAACAAAATGGCCACGACGCCAGTCGCCTTCGCTGCCAAAGTCTGTCCGGAATATCACAGGCTACAACGCCTTCTGGTACTCACACCACCTGTTCATTCCTGTGTATGCATTGCTCATTCTCCACTCCATGTTCCTCTTCCTTACCAACAAAGCAACCGAAAAAACG ACATGGATGTACATTGCCGTTCCAGTTGTATTATATGCTGGAGAACGAGTTTTCCGAGCCATAAGATCGGGGTTTTATGAGGTGGAGATTTTGAAG GCAAGCATTTATCCAGGAAAAGTTTTGTCCCTCAAATTGCAGAAACCAGAAGGTTTTCGGTACCTGAGTGGCATGTACATATTCATCCAATGCCCTCAAATTTCAACGTTTGAATG GCACCCATTTTCCTTAACTTCGGGGCCAGAAGATGACTACCTAAGCGTTCACATTCGAACTGCTGGAGACTGGAGTTATCAGATATACAGTCTTTTCCAAGAG GCAACTTTATCTGGAGTCGATGGCTATCCGAAGGTACACATCGATGGACCTTATGGTGCTGCCTCTCAAGACCATGTCAAGTATGACATCGTTGTTCTCATCGGTCTAGGCATAGGCGCTACGCCTTTCGTTAGCATCCTTAAAGACGTGGTCAATGCTGCTAAAAAACCACATTGTGATCAT AGTGGTTGCAGAGAATGCAGCTCAAGAAAGGCTCCATTGAAAGCCTATCTTTATTGGGTTACAAGAGAACAAAGCTCCTTTGATTGGTTTAGAGACATCATGAAAGAAGTCTCAATCTCAAACCAAAAGCAG TCTCTTGTGGAGATGCACAACTTCTTAACATGTGTGTACCCGGAGGGGGATGCGCGATCGGTTCTAATAAGCACTATACAAGCGTTGCATCAAGCGAAAAATGGTACCGATTTTCTCTCCCGGACTCCG GTACGCACACATTTCGGTCGACCGGACTGGTTTGACATCTTCTCAAAATTAGCAAGGGGACACAAAGAAGAACGGATTGGTGAGAAATCAT GGGTTTTCTATTGTGGCCCATCATCCGCCGCAAAAGAGTTGGAGAGAATGTGTACCAGACTTTCCACCAAAACCTCCACAAGATTTGTATTCCACAAGGAAAATTATTAG